ttttaggatagtataatttattattaaaaaattaaatttttatataaattttatatttattattttaaaaaaatataaaaaatttatacatcttaaaaatataattatatatcctgAAACTAAATTTTGACACTTCATTTCTAATATTGTTTCCTTGGAATTACATTTACTGCTTGTGAGTATTCAGacaaaatgaatttatttaacACGACAACCACCCACTTGTCAGAATTTAAAAGAAACTTTCCAAGaaagaaactatttttcttcattatttaaaagaaactgtcatttctggaaaaaaaaaaaatactgcacATCACACTGTTCTGCTATagtgtttatttatttcagCTGCATTCATTACTAATCAATTgtaccttcttcttttttatgggCCATTTAAGCTAAACTCATCACTGCCAAATTGTAGGGAAGATTGAATTATCACATCAGTGATCCCAGAAAATCCCCATAGATCCGAGacattttgaaaacattaagcATATAATTATGATCCAGGAATAAAAGGCATCATTCGATACCTCTGTTTTACAGGTTTATAGAGATTATAATCACGAGGGTCGAGGAGACAATTATGATCACCCAGAGTCTGAGTCCGAGCTCAAAGGATGCCTGCCACCCACAAGAGGAGTAGATGGGGCCTGTAATTGCTACAATAAATTGTCAAAGATCTTCGCAATCCCACTAGATTTTCCCATCACCCAGTGAGTTTGCTTGCATCATCATTTCAGACtcctctttctttctcaaaaAAGTACACTGTTAAGACAGtgttctttttcactctttgcaCAGTTGCATTGCCTTAACCCTTGAGTTGTAAGATTCTTAAGAGAAAGTGTGAGACTTGCTTACCCGATTTTACTCTTCTTTCTAATCACATTAGCTTCTCGTCTTAAAATAGGTGAAAAGCAAAGCACTTTGTCTCAGAAAATGGGGCTGAGGAGACCTGGCATGAACAGAAGTTTGAACAGAGAGAATCCAGATATTTTGATTGTGATGATTGCAGAGGAGCAGATAATGAGAGGTGGTGGCGAGGACAAAGGAGATCAGAGACAGAGGGAAGGGATGGGCCCTCTAAAGACTGCAGCAGAAATGAGTGGCACTGCACCAAAGGGTAATGTGTTTCCCCCCCCCTCTCTATCCCTTGTTTTTTACTCGCTTGACGCTTCTGAGTCCCCTCTctcgccctctctctctctctctctctctctctctcaatgaatGGATACATTTTTATTCATCACCACCTAGCTCTCTGAAGAAGCCTTTTTCGTTTTTTCGGCACTCTTTTAGTCTCGCACTTGATGGATTCTGAGAATCGATATCCTTTATTTTTCAGACCCATTGGCCATTTTTGTTTTGAGCTTTAAATTTTGAGgacagaaagagagagggaaagattGTGGGTCTTGATGGGGTCTGAGTGAGTCGCTGAGACTCTAACTTCAGATTCTCGGGTTTTGGGTTCTTGAAGGAATACCCACTTTTTTCCCTTCCTGTAAAGAAATTTACCCACTGTTTGTATTGGCTCTTTAATTTGTTGGGGTTTGAGCTTGGACAACGTCCGTGATCTTCTTAGCTTTTCCACctcttttttgataaaaaaagaaacgaAGGGTTTTTTCTAAAACCACTGCTTTCTGACTTCTGATTCATATTCTTTTGTGGAAAAAGAGAAAGCTCGATTACTTTTGAACTTTGCACTGCAGTAGCTTGTTTTGGGTTCCAAAAGCAAACCTATGCAGTGCCAAACTGTTTGATTTCGGAGGTCTAATTTGGGAGATCCTATGAACCTGCATGAAAATTCTTCACACTAGTCTTTTGCTTTCTGGAAGGTTTGGTGGAGAAATCTGCAGTCTTCGTGAGTGTTTTGCTGTGTGTGATAGTTCCTCTGCATATGAATGGGAGGTTGGTTGTTCTTACGTGTATCCTCTTCCTTTTGCCTAATGGCGTATGCTTCCACCTTCTATGCAATGTGCTCAGAATGGTGCTAACTGCTATAATTCTGACTTTGAAAGATTTCTAAAGCTTTAGTATACTGATGTAGATTTTTAGGTTCATTCCACTGCATCTTTTGGTGCTACTTTGTTGTGCTAGAGTAACATGGTTTAGGTCTGACTTGGTATTGTTTCTAGGCTTCTAGCTCCTGTTGTACCCATCGTTTAAATTTCAGTGTCCAAAGATGTAGAGAGCTCAAAAAGCTATTCTAAGCAAATTGAATTGTAATGAGCTTCCAGCTCACTTTGTTCCCATCGTTTATGGACATTTATATGTAGTTCCTTCGTTTATGCATCTTCTTTTAGTTCTTAATCAATTTCTGTTCCACCTCCGCAGGTGTTGAATGATTATTGTCGAATGGAATCTTCACCTTTTTATGGTTTAATTATGccttgagtattttttttaataagtaattatGTATTATGCCTTGAGTATTTGAAAACTTCAATTAACTTACATGTTACCTCTCTGAATATTGATATTGTATTATGTCTTGCTAAGAAGAtgagaggaggggggggggggggggggggggggggaggcgggggaacttgttaaaaaaaaaaaaaaagatgaagggtAAAAATAAAGTTGTAATTTCATTCAAAGTAGGCCTTCAGACTGCGGCTCGAAGTTATTTCCTCCCTCGTACTGAAACAATAATATTTGTTTTCTCAATATTGTAATGATGTTTGTGCTATAATGGATTttaacttattttcttttttaggttGGTCCAGGTTAATATTACTTGACAGACAACAATTGAAAGTGTGAAGGTAATGATCTCCCCAGAACTTTTAGTGACAGAATTTTCCAGGATTCGGGATGCAGTTCTTGAAATGAAGCTGGCCTAACATACATTTGAAGCACAAGAATCCAGTTACGCAGCCCTTAGACCATCAATGCATGATGCCTTCTAATTTTTGGTGTCCCTTATGATGGAGAATAATTTGTGTATAGTTCCAACAGATATGGGAAGCCAAAGTCCCGTTGTCATAGATGGATTTCCACCACGTACAACTTCAAACACACTCCTGCAATCCAACTCATTTGACCTTAACAACCAAAACCACATAATGACTGGATTTCCAGTGCTTTCTGCATTGCAAGGAGAATCAATGAATGGTCTCCATACTAATCCAAATGTTGAGCGGGTTGTTGATTCTAATGCATTGGTTACATTGCTAGGAAGAAACGTGGCGAGAGATGCCTCACTTTGCCATTCACGTCTCAGTGGTAACACTCAGTTTCAAGACCAAGCAGCTGGAGGAGCAGCTATATCTGCTGCTTCACATGCTACATTCCCGGCTGCAAAATTTGATCTTCAAGAAAATCTAAACAATTTAGCAATTTTGGCCCCTTCAATCTGTCCTTTGGATGTTTTACGAACTTATGCTTCAAATGGCTGTTCTAATGCTTCTTTTGCAACATCTTTGAGCTGTGGATATGAAGATGTACTTGGTAATACGAACACAAAGTGGGAGACCAAGTACCCCGCTCCACTAGAGCTTGTTGGGAAATCACCAGTAAGAGCAGAGCTTCAGCCATTTTCATCTACAGCAAGTATCATTCCAGATGGATGGATGTCATCACATAGTGGAAATGTGACCACAAATGCTCCTTACAGTTCCTCCAATTTTAATAATGAGCTCTCGTTAACTCTTGCTACATCTGAGCCTTCTGTTCTCAATGAGATTAACATCCCGGATCAGTGCTCTGAAATGGGTATGTCCGGTGTGACACGCCATTGCTTGAATGAAACAACATTAAGTTCTGAACAGACTTGCAACAGTAAGGAGCTTTCTGTAAGTTTTGGCTCTTACAGATCACCTGAGTTCTCTCAAGTAATACTAGGATCAAGATATCTTCATGTAATCCAGGAGATACTTGCTCAAATTGCAAACCATTCACTAGAAAATCTAGACCATATGAGTTATCCAACTGCTAGGAATGAGGCTGGTTCAAATATACCGTTCTCTTCAAGTGTCCCAGCTGAAAGATGGATGTCTTCCACAGTTCCTGATGTGGATGGTGGATTGGAGCTTCAAATGGAGTTCACATTGCAAAGACGGACAGTTGAAGCTAAGAAAGCCCAACTGCTGACTCTGCTACAAGTGGTATGTGGGTTTGGTTTATTCCACTAGGTAGTTCAACATTTTCCTAATTGGGTCTTGGTATTAATTGTTTTCCTGGTTGAAATAGATTAGTGCTCTGATTTTGTTATTCTTGTTGGCATTCATGGTTAGGGACGTTGTAACTTGTAACTTACAGTAGTGGATCAAAATAGAAATTTCAATATGGTTGACCATGTGTCTTCAATTACTGATTTCAATgttaaaaatttcaatattaaaaCTTCAATGGTAATAAAGCTTTTGTTCTAGGCCATATTTTTGCACTTACGAGTCTTGAATATCTTTACCTTTGTTGATTCAGGTTGATGACCAATACAGCCAATGCGTGGATGAGATCCATACTGTTATTTCTGCATTTCATGCTGCTACCGAGTTGGACCCTCAGATACATGCTCGTTTTGCTCTGCAAACAGTGTCTTTCTTGTATAGAAACCTGAGAGAAAGGATTAGCAACTATATCCTTGCAATGGGAGCACATTTTAACAGCACAtgcaagaaagagaagaaaagatctTTTGAAACTTCTTTCATCCAAAAGCAATGGGCTCTACAGCAGCTAAAAAGTAAAGATCATCAGTTATGGAGACCCCAACGAGGCTTGCCGGAAAGATCTGTCTCAGTTTTAAGGGCATGGATGTTTCAAAACTTTCTTCATCCGTAAGCTCTCTTAGTGCATAACATTTTGACATTTGTGCTCCAAGTTTAATAGATTATTGTTCAATTATCAGATAGATATATTTGGTGAATTTCACATATGTACATGGATTGATATACAAGGAGCTCTTGCACGTTTGATTAATGTCAGGTATCCTAAAGATGCAGAGAAGCATTTACTTGCAGTAAAAAGTGGATTGACTAGAAGCCAGGTACTTCCTGCCTCCATTATAGTGGATTGATCATTGAAGGATTTAGAATATTTGGAAATTTTAATGATGAcaagtgcaatttttttttttaattcctccttttaagaaaaatcaatcAAAACTGCATTTTTGGAATACAAATGGAAAAAAGATAGAAAGAGCAAGTATAAGAACTCTTTAACCAACTCgcactccctctctctcccccttggAGACCAgaagttttgtttcttttgtagACTATTTCTTCagaattgtaattttatattttatgattaggTATCCAATTGGTTCATCAATGCTCGAGTTCGGCTGTGGAAACCAATGATTGAAGAAATGTACGCTGAGATGAACAGAAGAAAGGTACAACGAGATAAGGAAGGAACCCAAAGCAACCATAGAAACAACATGAGCATCACCAACCATAGATTTAGTTCCACATGAAGCTGAAGGAAGAAAAGGTACATAGAAAATTGCGAGGACAGTTTCTTTGTCATTCTGTAAGAAACAAACCTTATCTAGAACCTGTACATAGTCCTCCATTGAAGTGTGGGGGGCCTTTAATGATTACACTTCTCTTAATTACATGCTCCCCAGCATGAATGCCTTAGGCGAATCAGAATTCTGTGTAGCGTACGTGGAATTGTTTAGTTTTGCATGTCTTCTGCAGAATGCAAGATTTCCTTCCATTCAGTTTAGAGTTCTTGTCTTCCATTAGTTGCTGGTTCCAAGTGTGCTTCATCAAACTCCATTTGttggaaatctctctctctctctctctctctctctctctctctctctctctcaattgaaTATAATTCTTTCCTGACTGGGAAAACCGATCCTTCAACTGTTAGTCTGTTAGCATCTATCAAGACTTGCGAATGCTACCTAGCTAGAATAGAAACATGCTTCAATAATGGAACTCTTCAAACGTTATCACTCTCTGAGAGaaagttgaacaaaaaaaaaagttgaaaaagggaaaaaaattgtgGTACGAGACCCATGAACCTCAGCTGCTGTAATTTGCAGATCAGAAACTGGAAAATCATTTTTGTGAAAACATTACTCGGCTCCAAATCGATACCAAGTCAAGGTGAAGCAGATTTCTTAAAAACTGAAAACTGT
This is a stretch of genomic DNA from Carya illinoinensis cultivar Pawnee chromosome 15, C.illinoinensisPawnee_v1, whole genome shotgun sequence. It encodes these proteins:
- the LOC122297505 gene encoding homeobox protein ATH1-like, giving the protein MMENNLCIVPTDMGSQSPVVIDGFPPRTTSNTLLQSNSFDLNNQNHIMTGFPVLSALQGESMNGLHTNPNVERVVDSNALVTLLGRNVARDASLCHSRLSGNTQFQDQAAGGAAISAASHATFPAAKFDLQENLNNLAILAPSICPLDVLRTYASNGCSNASFATSLSCGYEDVLGNTNTKWETKYPAPLELVGKSPVRAELQPFSSTASIIPDGWMSSHSGNVTTNAPYSSSNFNNELSLTLATSEPSVLNEINIPDQCSEMGMSGVTRHCLNETTLSSEQTCNSKELSVSFGSYRSPEFSQVILGSRYLHVIQEILAQIANHSLENLDHMSYPTARNEAGSNIPFSSSVPAERWMSSTVPDVDGGLELQMEFTLQRRTVEAKKAQLLTLLQVVDDQYSQCVDEIHTVISAFHAATELDPQIHARFALQTVSFLYRNLRERISNYILAMGAHFNSTCKKEKKRSFETSFIQKQWALQQLKSKDHQLWRPQRGLPERSVSVLRAWMFQNFLHPYPKDAEKHLLAVKSGLTRSQVSNWFINARVRLWKPMIEEMYAEMNRRKVQRDKEGTQSNHRNNMSITNHRFSST